In Eleutherodactylus coqui strain aEleCoq1 chromosome 4, aEleCoq1.hap1, whole genome shotgun sequence, the following are encoded in one genomic region:
- the LOC136626653 gene encoding olfactory receptor 5AR1-like yields MRPEEPFNKTEFVFQGLTDNPLIQYIFLLIFLNIYLIIVCGNGVIFVVIWQNSQLHTPMYIFLLNLSIIDIASTSNILPKLCIMVFIQTISFEDCITQLYLFISFVCTEAFLLAAMAYDRYVAICYPLHYIIIMSFKHTVGLSVTAWMAGLLSPVGHVTLISKMSFCASHVIGHFYCDISPLLKISCSNIYDVEMLTYVVGILVGFFTLIFTLLSYVFIISKILSIKSKPGQGKAFSTCSSHLTCVIMFYGTMMCLHMRPTSTYSSKFDKCFALVYAALVPLLNPFIYSLKNKEIIKGLRKFKGQIIIKNLLTIKNSI; encoded by the coding sequence ATGAGGCCAGAAGAGCCATTCAACAAAACAGAATTTGTATTTCAAGGTTTAACGGATAACCCACTGATACAGTACATATTTTTACTAATATTTCTAAATATCTACTTAATAATAGTTTGTGGAAATGGTGTAATATTTGTTGTTATTTGGCAGAACTCTCAACTGCACACTCCTATGTACATCTTTTTATTAAACCTGTCCATCATTGACATTGCTTCTACCTCAAATATTCTACCAAAGCTTTGCATTATGGTCTTCATACAGACAATATCCTTTGAGGACTGTATAACTCAACTATATCTTTTCATTTCATTTGTTTGCACTGAGGCTTTCCTTCTTGCAGCCATGGCATATGATCGTTATGTAGCCATTTGCTACCCTTTACATTATATTATTATAATGAGTTTCAAGCATACTGTTGGGCTATCTGTTACAGCATGGATGGCTGGACTTTTGAGTCCAGTTGGACACGTTACCCTCATATCAAAAATGTCCTTTTGTGCTTCTCATGTAATTGGTCATTTTTACTGTGATATTTCCCCATTGTTAAAGATCTCATGTAGCAATATATATGATGTAGAAATGTTAACCTATGTGGTAGGGATACTTGTGggattttttacattaatttTTACATTGTTATCATATGTTTTCATCATTTCGAAAATTCTTAGTATCAAATCCAAGCCAGGTCAAGGTAAAGCTTTTTCCACTTGCTCTTCACATCTAACTTGTGTGATTATGTTTTATGGaacaatgatgtgtttgcacatgaGACCCACATCAACTTATTCCTCTAAATTTGACAAGTGCTTTGCTCTTGTATATGCTGCCTTGGTTCCATTGTTGAATCCTTTCATTTAcagtttaaaaaacaaagaaattaTAAAAGGGTTGAGAAAATTTAAGGgccaaataataataaaaaatcttCTAACCATtaaaaattcaatttaa